One Corythoichthys intestinalis isolate RoL2023-P3 chromosome 9, ASM3026506v1, whole genome shotgun sequence DNA window includes the following coding sequences:
- the LOC130921649 gene encoding FAS-associated death domain protein-like codes for MMAAKLDIAANVIAENLGRNWRRLGRQLGLTETKLDSVSTRHPNDLDETARELLKEWRKNRGSEVCVKDLVRALRACHQNLTADKVEDAWMIPQ; via the exons ATGATGGCAG CCAAGCTGGACATTGCCGCAAATGTGATTGCTGAAAACTTGGGTCGTAACTGGCGTAGATTAGGACGACAGCTGGGTCTGACCGAAACTAAACTGGATTCCGTCTCAACGAGACATCCGAACGATTTGGACGAGACTGCCAGAGAGCTGCTGAAGGAATGGCGCAAGAATCGTGGATCCGAAGTCTGCGTTAAAGACTTAGTTAGGGCTCTCAGGGCATGCCACCAAAATCTCACAGCTGATAAAGTGGAGGATGCCTGGATGATACCTCAATAG